The sequence CGCGACCGCTATTAGTACACAAGTGCAAGACACTACATGCCTTACCTTGAGCATAGATAACTTAGGCAGTAAAACGTCTACGCCCACGGGAAATTCTTGCTGGCGTTAAGGTTTGGGTTTAGCAGGGTTTTAAACCGTCTTACGGCTATGGAGACAATAGGCTTTAAAACAGCGTTACGTTTTCTCTAGAGTGGCTAGCTGCGAATTTTTAAAGTGATGGTCGGTTGTTATTTCTCTTATGCAAAAGGGTGGCGGTGAAAATTGATGCGCAGCCGCTTCATTGGGAAATTCTGCCTCTAATACCGTTAAGCCATCGAGAGCGCCGGTGTAAACATCTATATCACATGCTTGGTTGTTAATTATTACGCGATAGCGTTTTTTTTTCAACGCGTTTTGATTGAGTGAAGGGCCAAAGAATATTAAAAATATTCTGGCTAATAGGTTCTTCTGTTTCTTCGCGTACCAAGCCGCTACCCATTTTTTGAGTGAGTAGATGCTCGTCACCTATTTTTCTTACCCGTAATTCATTCTTCCCTTCAATGAATAAATATCCCTGCGAAATAACCTGTAACGATACGCCCTCAAAAATGCCTTCTGGGAGAGTGTCGATTAAAAACTTTCGTTCAATTTCGTAGTTCACGGTAATGCTAGCGCTCTATAGGTGGGTTAGATCGTTGAAGGCCTGGTGCTCCGCTGGCGAACAGAACGCGGTTAATATCGGAATAATATTATCTTTTCCAAGATTTTTTTTACGCGTTAGGCTTTCGATAAGAGCGAGGGTTGCCACTCGTTCATTTCGACAGGTTGTTGTGTTAATGCGTGCCTCAAGAGCGGTCACTTGTACCGAGTAATCATTGAAATCACCTAGAACAGTCTGCAGTGATTTTAGCGTTTCAATCAATGGTTCTATATCACTTCGTGCAAACAGCTCAGTAAAAAATTCCAGTAGATAACGCAAGCGCTTACAGTCAATACGCAGCTTGTGAATCTCTTCATCCGTGGTATTGTCAGTCATGGTATTGGCTTTAGTGTAGATTCGAACGTGGCTTTTGCGTAAAGATTTTTTTGCGGTGAGTAATATTGGCCGCTCAGAATACTTGCTTGCGGTGTGGGTTGTTTGCAAGCAACGTATTTCGATCTCGTTACAGATTACATCATAGACAGGGTGGCGAATGCTGGCGACCACATTCTGATGCTCGCGTGTGCGTTCTACCTTAATGTTTCGAAATAACGCATCCATACCCGCTTTATATTGCAACGGTACTAGATTTCGGTATTTTTTTTCATTTAACAAAAAAACATCTAGATCGCGTAGCGCATTGGTGGATGACGAAAATTGAGATAAATGTTGCCTAAAATAACGCTCATCGCATGGGGAAAAACACTTTTTAGTGGATTTGAGTAGAGAGCGAAGTTTTCGAAACGATACGCGGTAACGGTGTAAAAATGTCGTTGCAGCATCGTTCACAATGCCGCTCTCGTGCGCGCGGGCATAGGTGAACTGCGTTTTGACAATAGCGAGAAGAGAGGCCTGACTCGTGGCCGATGGATGCAAACCGAAGCCATTATCATCCGCACGCGTATTGAGTAGTGGTCGCGTTGTAGGGGTTATTGGAGGCTCGTGTTTCATTTGGCTCATAAGGCTATTCTTGGTGTGATTCTGGCCATAGGTGTGCTCTAGTGCCAGCTACTCGAAGACCAGAGGGCAGCGGAGGCTTCCCCTTAAAACCTTCTGCCTTTAAACTGGCGGCTTTAGCGTTGCCCTCGAGTTGTTTGGAGGGCTATATAGGTAAACAATTATGCCGTGATTACTGTTAAGGGGTCTACGGTTTGTTGACGGTTTGTGGCGTGAAAATGCCTGCCGAAATCAAAAGAGAGCAAGTTTATGAGAAACGTCGAAGTTGCATTGAAAGTAAAGGCCAAACTAGGCGAGTGCCCGCGTTGGGACGAGCGTACCCAGCGGCTGTATTGGGTTGATATTAACGCGTGTCAGTTACACCGCTTAGACCCTGCAACAGGGCGAGATGAATTCATTACTTTCGATGAAGAAATCGGCTGTTTCGCGCTACGAGAAGACGATAAAGGTTTTATAGTGGGCATGAAGTCGGGTTTTCACCTATTAGAGGGGTGGTCGCCCGTGCTACACGCAATTATAGACCCAGAAGCCGAACTCGAGCATAACCGTTTTAACGATGGTCGTTGCGATGCCGCCGGGCGTTTTATTGCGGGATCTGTTTACCCGCCAAAAGATCACGATGGTGCAAACCTGTGGTCGCTGGATACAGACGGCACCACGACTAAACTAGCCGATGGGTTGCTCACATCCAATGGTGCTGGGTTTAGCCCAGACAATAAAACGTTCTATTTTTCAGATACCCCTAAGCACGTTATTTATCGCTGCGATTACACCCTTGAAACCGGCAAAATTGGCAAGCCTACTATTTTTCACCAATTTGAATTTGGCAATGGTCGGCCAGATGGTGCAGCGGTGGATGCAGAAGGTTTTTATTGGACGGCCTTGTACGAAGGCGGTCGCATCGCGCGTTTAAACCCCGCTGGCGAGATTGTGGAAGAAGTGGCGGTTCCGGCTAAATGCCCAACGATGGTGGCTTTTGGTGGTGACGATTTAAAAACACTTTACATCACGAGTGTCGGTAATCGCCTACAAGAAGAATTGCAACAGTATCCAAATTCAGGCGCGGTTTTTAAAGTGCGTGTCGATGTACCGGGTTTGGTCGAGCATCGCAGCGCGCTTTAACGAACGGAAAAAAATGAGCAGCCATCATTTTTTTTGATGGCTGCTATCTTCCTATATAATTTCAACGATATTAGGCCATTATCCCTTCGAAAAAATCTCCACGAACCGTTAGGCGACCGGCTAAGCTTCCGTCGGGTTAGAATAATGCTATTGCCAGAGGCTCTTTCGGCGGCTTATTACATAAAGGTATTAGGAAGCATCATTATACGTTATCAGCAAAAACAGCGACGCACCTTAAAGCGCACGCCCCCCCCTTTATATCCATAGGAGCAGTGTTAAGTGTGCCCTCATGGTTTAGCCTTAGAGGCCGCTTAGGTTATGCGTCTTCTGGTCATTAAGCACAAGTCGATGCTAGATTTACGCCGTAAAGAAAATGAATACCAATAAACGGCTTATAATGGTTGGTTTCAAGTGCCACTAGGCTAGCGTTACCTTAACGGCGTACTCTTGCAGCGTGTGCCCTAGCATTAAGCGACGTTTAGATCGTTTAACGTGTGAGACTCTGCGGTTTAAGTCTTCAATATTCGATGGCGGTGAGTACAAAATACGACATAGGCTCTGATATTAATCCAAAATATTTTAGCCAAGAGTAAAATACGGTCTTCAACCTCTGCCTGCGGTACTCATCAGTCAACGTAGCTAATTAGAGACTGTTGCTAATTCGTCAAGTAATTTACAGTATCCTAAGATGAGGCTAAAAATACCATTTTGGGTGCAATGTAAGTATGGAGGTTGTCTCGCTCGGGTATTGAACGTTGCCGAAACTCTAATTCAATGCGGAAGGCTTTGGCTAAAAGGCTTTAGAATTTGTCTTGGGAGGAGCGGAGTTGATGTCACAATATTTCGAGTGCGCCCCTGCTTAGAATAAAGATAGCGCCTGTGATATTTATCACAAAAATACCTATATGAGAGCGATGTATAATAAAAGCCTGTTATGGAGTCGAAAATCACTCTCAATTTACGAACTTTCGCGTCGTACTGACATATATCCACGCTGTATAAATACTATTGCTCTATGCCTAGATTTAGGTATATAAGTATAAATGTTGTGGAAATGCGTCTTAACGACGTTGAATAAACTGTTAAATTCTAAGGCAGCTATGAAATACTTTTTATTATTAACTTTGTTCGTATCTCAGCTTACAGTTGCACAGAGTATCGATGAAACGCTGAGTGGCTGGGGGCTTTCCAAATACCCGATTGAAAAAATATTGGCTCTAAAAGCAAATGACCTAAAATCATCCAGTGATGATAGAGTTATGTGGGATCGTCATATCCTTTCAAAGGAAGATGGTAAGCTTAAGCTGCGTATTGAAGATAGTTATCGTTACAATATCGAGTCAAAAATTGACGATGTATTGTACTCTTCACAAGATAAAGGGGAGTTCGGTGGCGAATTGGGTGCGACCATCGACGGGGTCTATAAAAAGCTTATGGACGGAAACGTTCGCGAACTAATTCGATACGGTAACAGCCTTTATGTGGTTGAGGGGTTAGGTCACCTAGGTTTATCGCGCGGCAGCGTGTATCTAATTGAGGATGTAACTGAGCCAAAAACCCCAAAAAGAGTTACGCTATTGCCTGAGGCTCCTGCGGCGGCGCTATTATCGGAAAATGGAAATTTGATTATTGCCGGAGACCGTGGAGTCTATTCAATTTCAGAGGGCTATTTTAGTAGCTTAAATATTTTGTACTGGGATGCATTTTGGTCACGTATATTTTTGTGGGGTCCAACGAGTATCGTGGAATACGAAGGAAAATATCTTATTGGTTTACCGCAAGGAGTGGCTGTGCTTGAGGCTTCTATTTATGGCCAACCAAAAATTGCTTTATACATGAAAAAAGAATTTAACAAGTAAAGCCAGCAGGACGCCGCAAGCGGCGCCGCTGCTTTAGGCGTTAGGCATCAATAGCTATGAGCTGGGAATCACATCCATATAAAAACCGAAAGAACTTAATTGAGCTTGTGTTCCAATACCCTGTATGGATTATTCTTTATGGGTCAGGCCTCATATTTCCCTTTGTCGGATTTACGTGGCTAATCTATGGTTTGGGCTGGTACATAAGCCCAAAGTTATATCCTCTGCCTCATTCGGCCTTGTTTGAATTAATTGCCGAATATTTAATTTGGGTAAGAACGAGCTCTAATTACTCGTATCTAAAGAAGAAATTAATCATAGTTATATTGTCAATGGTATGTGTTGTTGTCATTCCATTGGTGTTTATTTTTTACTTTCAGTTTCTTTTTGGCTTGTGGTTCGGAGATCAATTGTATTGGTACAAACAGTTAGTAGGAGGTTAATGCCTAACAATGCCCATCAGGCTCGCCCGCAAGCGGGCTGGACCTCCGTTTCGGCGCTTGTTTTGCGGTTGTCGCTTACGCTACCGCAAAACATTCGCCTCCACTGCGGCCCCTGTGGGCGGCGTTAGGTATCTATGATAAATATCCTTGAACTTCAACCAGACGATAATGAACACTATAGAAGACTGTGGCTGTCTGGAATTACAGAACATCCAGAGTTTTTCCGCATCGCCCTTGAAGATGATCCAGATCCTATAATTCCTACAAAATTTAATTCATTTAGTTTTACATTAGGAGCTTTCTTTGAAAATAACTTGGTTGGAGTGGTAAGTTTTGAGCGTGACCCTCGCTATAAATTACTTCATAAAGCACTAATTTTTCGCATGTTTGTTCATCCTACTGCTGCAGGTCAAGGTATTGGTAAAGCTCTACTTCAAAGAGTTTTATCAATTGCAGCAAAATTGCCTGAGCTAAGGTATTTGTATTTAACTGTACTTGCTTCTAATGAGCGGGCAATAGGACTTTACTCATCTTTAAATTTTAAAGAGTTTGCTCGTGAAATTGGTGGCGTTAATATAAGTGGGCACTTCATTGATGAATTACAAATGGCTCATCAGCTGGCCAATACCTAACAAGTCGTTGCAGCACCGCTCCGGCACTTCGTGCCTGCGCTGGACAGTTTTTAAGTCGCGGTTTTGTGGTTTTGCTGCGCAAAAGTGTTCCACAAAACCACAACTTAAAAACTGCCGCTGAACTCGGCGTTATGGCTCTAGTATGAAGAATTTACTATTTATAATCGTCGCTTTTTTTTCTCATGGCTCTTATTCGGAAGAGCTTCGATTGGGCGATTTTACTCTTTCGATGAGTAAAGATCAGATTCTCGATAAAAAAGGGGAGCCTATCGAAAGAATCGAGCAGGCAGATTTGATAACTGACATATTCAAATACATAGATATAGATTTTTATTTTTCAGGCGAAAGTTTGATTGGTGCATACTCAGAAAAAGAAGGTGTGTGTGCCAACAACAATATATGCGTTGGCGTTAGGATGGGATCAGCTAGTGAGGTGTGGGGTAAAGCTTACCCTAAAATTATGCAGGGAAAAGAATATTTGGAATTCTATAAACCTGGTGAATTCAGTTGTTGGTATCGTATTGGTGGTAAAGATAAAATTAAGAGTATTGAAATTGCCTGCCAGCCATAACAAGGCGTGCCAGCTGACATTTTGGTCGGCGCTTCGTTTTGTGTATGGCTACGCCATGTTACACAAAACTTCACACCAACCAAAATGCAGCTGCACTTAGCGTTACACGTAAAAGGAAGTATGAGGTTATATGGAAGTTCTTTTAGAGCCAGCTGTAATCGTTAGTCTTATTGGCAGCCTGCTTATTGCGATGCTATCAAAAAGACTAGCTGGATTAGGTGAGTTTTTTCTAGGCCATGTGTCATTGATTCCATCAAAGGCCATTGGCCGAATCCGAGTGTTGAAGTGGCGCTATAGAAAGAATTTAATACTCAGCGCAAGAAATCAGCACAGAGTTACGTGGGCTATTGTAAGAACCTACTCATTTTTAATATTTTTCGTATTGGTAATCGTTCTTTATCTGTTACTAATAACAATTGGCCCCTTAAAAGGTATAGGTAATCTACCTGGGTCAGTGCAGGCATTTATAGCGGCTCCAATTTATATTATTGAGGTATTGTGGTTGCTCCAAAAAGAAAAAGCGCAAGATTTAATTAAAGTAGCGGAAAAACGTGTAACAAGGCTATCAAAAATCGTTCCGGCCAAAAAAACGGCCTCCACTGGACGCGCTAACGCGCGCCTTTTATAGCGGCGTTATGTGGCCAAGGTATGAGATATATATTTTTAGCATCAATTTTATTTTCTCAATCGGCGATAGCTTGCCTATGCAATAATGAAGTGGTTTTTTATACGGGTGCTAAGGCTATTGAAGCCAAGTATCCAGAGTATAAAATTACTCGAGAAGAGTATGAGGCCGTTGAATTAGACAAGAAGTGGATGGTTCTTAGGAAAGAGCATGTATATAAAGAAAACCCAAGAGAATATCCAAGGGCATTCATATCAAAAGAGGGCTGCAAACTTGATAAAGTATTTTGGTCTAAGTAAGCACATAACAAGTTTAGCCAGCATCGCCCCTTCGGGGCTGGACCTCCGTTTCGGCGCTTCGCGCCTACACTGCGGCCGCTGCTAAAGGCGTTAGGCTCCCAAAATTTGACTTATGTACAAAATAATAGCTTGTTTTCTTTTGTTGATAATCTTGCCAGCATGTGATCCTCATAGTGGATTCGGATGTATTGCGCAAGAATCTCACCCTGATGTAGAAAGAGCAAGGCAGCTTACACAGGAAGAATTAGAAAAAATCTATTATGAAGTACATAAGCTAGCCGAACAGATTCCGGAAGACAGTTACGGGAAGGAGATCTACCGGTCAGATATTCCAGACAATCTCGAATTTATGGGGGCAGAGCATATTCGAATCAATCCCGATCGAGATCCCTATATTATCTTGGCAAACTGCTATGACGAGAGAATCGAATTAACTCTATCTAAAATAGCAACTGGCACGGCGAAAATTACTTTACACTGGGCTAAACCAACTGTTGATGCCCCATATGCAACTGGTAGTCAGGTGCTTTGGGAAAAATCTCTTGATAAATAAGTTGTTTAATAAAAATTATTGCCTAACAAATATGTCAAGAAGGACATTTTTTCCGTCGCTCGTTTTGTGCTTAAATAGCACAAAACAATCAACTACAAAAATGCCTCTTACATAGGCGTTAGTAGCCTTTATGAAATGAAGAATATTCTATCGAATGTGGCACTTGGGGTTGGATGGCTATATATCAGTTTCCAACTTTATCTGGGATTTACCACCGGAGTACTAAACGGAATAGGACGGAGTGCAAGGCTTGTCTCAAAACAAGACGAACCACTATGGTTTTATTTTGTTATGGCGGCAACGATAATGTTTAACTTGGTTATATTGATATTGTTCTTATATTCAATGTTTTCAGCCGTAGATCGCAAAGTAAAAGCATACGGTGGCAACTACAATATCAATACTTTCAAGGCCATATTTAGGGGGCTAAGAAAATAGCTACTAACAAGGCTAGCCAGCAGGACCTCCGTTTCGGCGTTCGTTTTTGTGTTGGTCGCTACGCTTACACAAAAACAATCGCCTCCACTACGGCCGCTGCTAGCAGCGTTATGTGTAATACGCAACTGAGGTGTGCAAGATTAAAAAGACTATCCTAATTTTTTTGTTGCTAGTGATCTCGGTGGTTTTTATTACCTGTAGAGTTGCTATAGAAAAAGAACAGAAAGGAAAACTAGAAATTGATGTCTTTGCAATTGAATCTGCTTTTTCTGTTGCAGAGCATGTAAAGACATATAAAGAATGCCCCGATCGCCCCCTTGGCTGGAAGGGTGCTATTGAGAGTGAGAAAGGAGATTTGGAGCTAAAGAAGGGCTATGTTAGGTTAATCTACCAATGTAAAGCTGACTTTAGCGCATATATATCGGTATTCTACAGCTTTGATTCTGAAGCGGTTGCATATCTAGAGTCAAACGGTAGCATAAAATGGGTATACGGCCATTTCACCGCGAAAAAAGAAGTGGTTATTTCAACAAGCGAATCGGTTTTGTCAGTACTAAATTCAATAAAGTAGAAACACATAACCAGGCCAGCAACCTGACATTGCATGCTACGCTCCGTTTTGGGGTGGCTTCGCCACTTTACCCCAAAACTACACTCTACATGCAATGCAGGTTCTAGCGGCGTTATAACCACTCAACATCAGAGTAATCTATGTCAACCGCCGAGGAAATATTTGTAGGATATGTTGCAATTCATTCATCACAACAGATGTACTGCGAACATGGAGCCTGCATAGTGGCTGGAACACAATCCTTTATGAATAAATATTTAAAGGCATCGTCCAGCGAATCAAAAGAGTATCAAAAACGTAAGACATTGTTCCATCAAATAGTTGACGGTATGGAAATGGGTGGAGCATATGCATTTGATCTAGAGTCATATAAAATATTTAACTCATTGGCCAAGAAAGTTGGCTTAAATTTAATTCAAGAAGATAAGCCTCCTGCTATTTCAGGCCAGAGCTTTATCTTTATTAGTTTGGAAAAGTTATAACAAAAACATCTTGCCGATATTTTGGCCAACGCTTGAAAAGCAGCGTTAACCAAAATACGGCAAATGTTGGCGTTAGAAGGCACTAATGAATAGAATCCAGCTGCTAACTATTTTGTTTTTATCCGTCTCAGCTGAGGCTTGGAATGGTTGTGATACTCCTATTGGAAAAATGACAACTGACGCTATGGGAATGTCGAGTACCATATATGTCGAATGTAAAGAACTGAAAGGAATCACCAAAGCAGAAGCGGCCGATCTTATTCGTGTTATTCTAGAAAAACAACGTCCAACGGCTAATGAAATATTTATATTTTTTGTTGCCTCCAAAGATTATGTCGGTGTTTTGGATATTCCTGCGCAATATTATGTTGGGGACTACTACAATATTATGAATAAGCTTACCATTTGGCCAAGAGTATCCGGCAAAACAGAGGCTATTTCCATAAAGTAATAGCTTCTAACAAGGCGCTAAACCAGATTGCAAAAAGCGTCACTCCTTTTGCTAAAAAGCGCAAAAGCAGCGCCACTTCCCGCAACTGGTTAGCTTAACGTTAGCTGTAAGGCATAGAAATGAGGCGTTAGCTGTAAGGCATAGAAATGAAGAGTATCGCTATATTATTTGTATTGTTATTTTCATGCTCGTCTTTAGCTGAAGATTTACGGGTTTGCCCAAAGCAGGAGCCATTCCCTGCACACTCGGAAAAGCCTGAACTCTCCGAAGATGATTATGAGTACGAGAAGCATATTTATGAGCTTAAGTATGACGAAATTAATGATATCTCATATAAAAAATACCAAGCAGCATTTGAGTATCTAGAAAATGACTTGCCTAGACAATTAAAGGTTTATGGTGATTTCACTAATTCATCTGAGTTGTCAGGAAACTTCCGTTACCATACTTCAGCGATTAATGCCTATACGCTTAGGAAGCGAGCACTTGTGGAATTCTACCAATACGGTAAGGGTGAAAAGATCAATGAATTTTGTAAGTATCTATCAACACTGGAGTATCACCCATAAATACAGCTAACAAGGCGTGCCAGCTGACATTTTGGTCGGCGCTTCGTTTTGTGTATGGCTACGCCATTTTACACAAAACTACACACCAACCAAAATGCAGCTGCACTTGGCGTTATGCGAATATGAGGATTACATTTTGAATGCAAAGCTTAAAATAATTTCGTTACTTACGGCTTTGACGATCACGAACTTTGCTATGGCTTCAGAGTGCGATAAATCTTGTAAAAAGCATCTCGTAGAGAATTATTTTTCGCTTTTAGGCGAGGTTTACAAGAAAGAATCGAAATCTGAGGATATCGTAAAATTATTCGATCTATTTCATTCTGATGTACGGTATGAACATATTGAATATCAGGCAAATTTCAACAAATTGGAATGGCAACAGGCTTTTACCGAAAACCAAAACCGAGGAGCATATGGCGCGTCCAAAAATAGCGTGATCTCAGTTAAGAACTATATTTTTGGCAAAAACCATATTGCAATTGAATACAGCTACGGAGAGATCTCCGAAACAGGCGATTGGACTCCCAAAGGCGACCAGAATCTTTTGGCCCTTTTCGGGTTTAGTGGGCGAAAAATTAGTTTGGTTAGAGAGTACTGGTAGTTGCATAACAAATCGGTCAAATTGACCCCCATTACTTCGCTTCGTTTTGCGGTGGCTTCGCCACTCTACCGCAAAACTCCGTTACGCAACGGGGGCAATTTACCAAGGCGTTAAGTGTCTTATGAGAATATCTCAATCTAAGAAAGAATTTTGGCTGTCATTTATTGTTTTGTTATTAGTTATGTTTTCTACGGGTGTCGCCCTACATGATTGGTTGGCTGCTATATTGGTTGTTTTTGTAACTATGTCTTTCGCAATTGGGGTGGCATTTAATAAAGATAAGCCACGTATGGCTGGTGCGTATGGTGGTGCTGTTGCGGGTTTGGGAATTTCACTACTTTTTCTATTTTTTGGTCCGATCCAGTTTTACGGCTAACCACTTAACAAGCACAGTCACGATCAGCCAGCAAAAACACGCTGGCTTGGACAGCCTACACTCCGCGCCTTTTGTGTATTCGCTGTGCTCATTTTCACACAAAAGGCGCTACATTACGGCTGCCCGTGCTGTGAGCGTTAGCTCTAAAGTATGGAAATAGAACTCGGAATATATGGGAAGATTATTTTTTGGTGTTTAGCGCTTTTAATATTCCTGTATGAGATTTATCAGGTTTTAAAAGGGAGAGCCTCCGATAGTTGGCGAGCACATACAGCAAAGGTCACAGACGTTCGTATCGATACACGGATAGATGATGGAGTCGAGGAGAGTAAGCCTAGTATCAAATATCATTACTCATACATGGGCTCTTCTTATAGAGGTAGTAAGATTAAGTATGGTGGTCTTTGGTCTAGTAAGTATGGCAACGCAACTACAATGCTGTCGGGTATCGTCAAGGGAAGTGATGTAACCATCTACGTCAATCCCAAACGTCCCTATCAGTCCGTTTTGTATCGCGGGTATCAAGGTAGTGCTGTCTGGTTTATTTGCTTTATGGCTGTGTTTTTCTTCATCGCAGTCCAGAGCTAACAAGGCAGTCAAATTGACGGCTATTCCGTCGCTTGTTTTGGTGGCGGCCGCTACGCTGCCACAAAAACAATCAACTACATAGCCGCAATTTACTGCGGCGTTATGGCTCTAGTATGAAGAATTTACTATTTATAATCGTCGCTTTTTTTTCTCATGGCTCTTATTCGGAAGAGCTTCGATTGGGCGATTTTACTCTTTCGATGAGTAAAGATCAGATTCTCGATAAAAAAGGGGAGCCTATCGAAAGAATCGAGCAGGCAGATTTGATAACTGACATATTCAAATACATAGATATAGATTTTTATTTTTCAGGCGAAAGTTTGATTGGTGCATACTCAGAAAAAGAAGGTGTGTGTGCCAACAACAATATATGCGTTGGCGTTAGGATGGGATCAGCTAGTGAGGTGTGGGGTAAAGCTTACCCTAAAATTATGCAGGGAAAAGAATATTTGGAATTCTATAAACCTGGTGAATTCAGTTGTTGGTATCGTATTGGTGGTAAAGATAAAATTAAGAGTATTGAAATTGCCTGCCAGCCATAACAAGGCGTGCCAGCTGACATTTTGGTCGGCGCTTCGTTTTGTGTATGGCTACGCCATGTTACACAAAACTTCACACCAACCAAAATGCAGCTGCACTTAGCGTTAGGATATTTCTATCAATCAATCTAGGGGATTTATGAAAAACTTATATTTCACAATTTTTGTTTTATGTTTGTCTGGATGCGCAACTGCATATGGTAAATATGGTTTCTCAGGTGGCTATAAAGATAAGCAGTTAGATGATGGGTCTATTGAAGTTTCGTATCAGGGAAACGGTACTACTTCTCCAGAAACAGTCGAGCTATATTGGGAAAAACGAGCCGCAGAATTATGCCCAAGTGGATATGATATCGTTTCAAAAGAAAATGGTGGTCACAGTAGTTATTACCCAGTGCAAGTATTTCACCCCTTAACTGAGGGTGTTATTAAGTGCCTTGGTGATGGTTAACAGTGCAATCCTAACAAGCCGCTGTAGAAGGACAGTTTTTCCGCCGCTTAAATTTATGGCGAAAAGACTGCCATAAATCAATCAGCTCCAAAACTGCCTCTAAGCGGGGCGTTAGGCACACAAAAACATGAAAGATATTATCGATGAAATAGATTCTAGAATAAAGAGCCCCCTTTTTGGGTACTTTCTGTTTTCGTTAATCGCATTTAATTGGGAGGAGATGTTTTATCTTGTTGTGGATATTGGCTCTGTCTCTAAGAGAATCGAATATTTCCACAATGGTACTAACCTTTATTCTTTGCTCATATACCCTTTTTTGGTAGCTTCTGTATATGCAATAGCTTATCCGTGGCTTAGCTATCTTTTCATGCGGCTGAGTACAAAGCCTGCTGAGCTAAAAAATTCTTTACACGCTGAATCAGAGCACAAATTTCTTACTAAAAAGCAGGATCTGGAAAAAACTCGAAGTGAACTTCTAAGGAGCGCTGAAGTTGAGCTTATTGAAAGAGCTAAGCGTGATGCTGAACTCGGTGAGATTGAAGATGAAGGCATAAGAGAAAAACTGCAGACTGAAATAGAACAGCTTAGACAGGATAGAGATGAGCTTAGTATATCTCTGAACGAAAGCCAAAGAACCAAGGCATCTTCTTTGCCTAAGGAGCAAGAGCAAATCATTAGGCTGATTACTACCGAGGGTGGAACAATGCTTGAGAGCAGTATAATAGAAATATCAAATTTTGATAAAGTAAAAACAGAATATCTCCTTGAGGATTTGGAGCAAAGTGATTATCTAAAGAAAGATTATAACGATGATGTCGGGGTTTACTATTATTACCTCACGACAAAAAGCAAAAAGCTTATGGTGGAGAAAGGTTTTGCGAAGTAAATCATGCCTAACAAAGCTATCAAAAATCGTTCCGGCCAAAAAAAACGGCCTCCACTGGACGCGCTAACGCGCGCCTTTTATAGCGGCGTTATGGCTACAGGTAGAAAATGAGAGCTTTCGTTAAAGTCACATTATTACTCTCTGTCATTGTGAGCTTAATCTCTTGTTCCTCAAGTGGGGCAGTAGAAGAAAGGCAGGAGTTTTGGCTGCAAAAAATTAGTGAGTTTAAGCCCGTTGGAAAAACTCGATCAGAGCTATTTGAATGGC is a genomic window of Teredinibacter purpureus containing:
- a CDS encoding CYTH domain-containing protein encodes the protein MNYEIERKFLIDTLPEGIFEGVSLQVISQGYLFIEGKNELRVRKIGDEHLLTQKMGSGLVREETEEPISQNIFNILWPFTQSKRVEKKTLSRNN
- a CDS encoding CHAD domain-containing protein; translated protein: MSQMKHEPPITPTTRPLLNTRADDNGFGLHPSATSQASLLAIVKTQFTYARAHESGIVNDAATTFLHRYRVSFRKLRSLLKSTKKCFSPCDERYFRQHLSQFSSSTNALRDLDVFLLNEKKYRNLVPLQYKAGMDALFRNIKVERTREHQNVVASIRHPVYDVICNEIEIRCLQTTHTASKYSERPILLTAKKSLRKSHVRIYTKANTMTDNTTDEEIHKLRIDCKRLRYLLEFFTELFARSDIEPLIETLKSLQTVLGDFNDYSVQVTALEARINTTTCRNERVATLALIESLTRKKNLGKDNIIPILTAFCSPAEHQAFNDLTHL
- a CDS encoding SMP-30/gluconolactonase/LRE family protein; translation: MRNVEVALKVKAKLGECPRWDERTQRLYWVDINACQLHRLDPATGRDEFITFDEEIGCFALREDDKGFIVGMKSGFHLLEGWSPVLHAIIDPEAELEHNRFNDGRCDAAGRFIAGSVYPPKDHDGANLWSLDTDGTTTKLADGLLTSNGAGFSPDNKTFYFSDTPKHVIYRCDYTLETGKIGKPTIFHQFEFGNGRPDGAAVDAEGFYWTALYEGGRIARLNPAGEIVEEVAVPAKCPTMVAFGGDDLKTLYITSVGNRLQEELQQYPNSGAVFKVRVDVPGLVEHRSAL
- a CDS encoding GNAT family N-acetyltransferase, which translates into the protein MINILELQPDDNEHYRRLWLSGITEHPEFFRIALEDDPDPIIPTKFNSFSFTLGAFFENNLVGVVSFERDPRYKLLHKALIFRMFVHPTAAGQGIGKALLQRVLSIAAKLPELRYLYLTVLASNERAIGLYSSLNFKEFAREIGGVNISGHFIDELQMAHQLANT
- a CDS encoding DUF3592 domain-containing protein, encoding MEIELGIYGKIIFWCLALLIFLYEIYQVLKGRASDSWRAHTAKVTDVRIDTRIDDGVEESKPSIKYHYSYMGSSYRGSKIKYGGLWSSKYGNATTMLSGIVKGSDVTIYVNPKRPYQSVLYRGYQGSAVWFICFMAVFFFIAVQS
- a CDS encoding CC0125/CC1285 family lipoprotein encodes the protein MKNLYFTIFVLCLSGCATAYGKYGFSGGYKDKQLDDGSIEVSYQGNGTTSPETVELYWEKRAAELCPSGYDIVSKENGGHSSYYPVQVFHPLTEGVIKCLGDG